In one window of Meiothermus sp. DNA:
- a CDS encoding DUF1003 domain-containing protein, whose protein sequence is MELPPNIIEILKRRKPVRNVNQLHQASLSPLERLAVWITERVGSMGFFLIVFTWTMLWLSWNFLAPPHLKFDPPMAFVFWLFISNMIQLFLMPLIMLGQNLQSRHAELRAEHDYEINVKAEQEIETLLRHIEYQNRLLLALAIKNGLTAEEALRLSQNQASPGNA, encoded by the coding sequence ATGGAACTACCGCCCAATATTATCGAAATCCTAAAACGGCGCAAACCCGTGCGCAACGTCAACCAACTTCATCAGGCTTCTCTTTCTCCCCTGGAACGCCTTGCAGTTTGGATCACGGAACGCGTAGGCAGTATGGGGTTTTTTCTGATCGTGTTCACCTGGACGATGTTGTGGCTTTCCTGGAACTTTTTGGCTCCACCGCACCTTAAATTCGATCCGCCAATGGCCTTCGTATTTTGGCTGTTCATATCAAACATGATTCAGCTTTTTTTGATGCCCCTGATCATGCTTGGACAAAATCTGCAAAGCCGCCACGCGGAACTACGTGCTGAGCACGACTACGAGATTAACGTTAAGGCCGAGCAAGAAATCGAGACCCTATTGAGGCATATCGAGTATCAAAACCGTCTGTTGCTGGCCCTGGCCATCAAAAACGGTCTGACCGCGGAGGAAGCATTGCGGCTCAGTCAAAACCAAGCCTCCCCGGGAAATGCGTGA
- a CDS encoding sulfite exporter TauE/SafE family protein produces MRELELSLLLFLGSLLAGGVGALTGLGGGVILVPMLVLGFKVDLHYALGASLVSVIATSSGAASAYVREGFSNLRIGMFLEIATTLGALLGAYLVGILPKSWIATVFGLVLMYSAYQGFQDRHKDEEPSTKPSDPLAVRLRMEGTYPTSQGPVPYRVYRVLAGFGLMGIAGLLSGLLGIGSGALKVLAMDRVMGLPYKVSTTTSNFMIGVTAAASAGVYLSRGYIDPLLAMPVMLGVLIGSLMGARILTRAAPARLRLLFVGVIALLGVQMIYQGLRGGL; encoded by the coding sequence ATGAGAGAACTCGAGCTCTCCCTTCTTTTGTTCCTGGGCAGTCTGCTGGCCGGAGGGGTGGGGGCCCTCACCGGGCTGGGCGGTGGGGTGATTTTGGTACCCATGTTGGTGCTGGGCTTCAAAGTTGATCTGCACTACGCCCTGGGGGCCTCGCTGGTCTCGGTTATCGCGACCTCGAGCGGGGCTGCTTCGGCCTATGTGCGTGAGGGGTTTTCCAATCTTCGCATCGGGATGTTCCTGGAGATAGCTACCACCCTGGGGGCCTTGCTGGGGGCTTACCTAGTAGGGATCCTTCCTAAAAGTTGGATCGCTACGGTGTTTGGCTTAGTGCTAATGTACTCGGCCTACCAGGGCTTCCAGGATCGACACAAAGATGAAGAACCCAGCACTAAGCCTTCTGACCCCTTAGCGGTGCGCTTGCGCATGGAAGGTACTTACCCCACCTCCCAGGGCCCCGTACCCTACCGGGTGTACCGTGTGCTGGCCGGATTTGGACTCATGGGGATAGCTGGGCTGCTTTCAGGGCTTCTGGGTATTGGCTCGGGGGCACTGAAGGTACTGGCCATGGATCGGGTAATGGGCCTGCCCTACAAGGTTTCCACCACCACCTCTAACTTTATGATTGGGGTAACCGCAGCGGCCAGTGCAGGGGTCTATCTTAGCCGGGGCTACATTGATCCCCTGCTGGCCATGCCGGTCATGCTGGGCGTGCTGATTGGCTCGTTGATGGGGGCTCGTATCCTAACCCGGGCTGCCCCGGCACGACTGCGGTTGCTTTTTGTTGGGGTGATCGCCCTACTGGGGGTGCAGATGATTTATCAGGGCCTTCGAGGCGGGCTATGA
- a CDS encoding DUF1634 domain-containing protein, with protein MNDRQMELFLGNLLRVGLFLAGGVVLLGGVLELMHHGYDVVRFDIFRGESAGLRSLDGIWNGIIAGQPRALIQLGILLLVATPLLRVAVSAFLFARQKDAVFSTITLVVLCILLYSLNH; from the coding sequence ATGAACGACCGGCAGATGGAACTATTCCTGGGTAACTTGCTGCGGGTAGGGTTGTTTCTGGCAGGGGGGGTGGTTTTGCTGGGAGGGGTACTCGAGCTCATGCACCATGGGTATGACGTCGTCCGCTTCGATATCTTTCGTGGAGAGTCCGCGGGCTTGCGCTCACTGGATGGCATCTGGAATGGGATCATTGCCGGTCAGCCCCGCGCCCTCATTCAGCTGGGAATCTTACTGTTGGTGGCTACCCCCTTGTTGCGGGTCGCTGTATCGGCCTTTCTCTTTGCTCGCCAAAAGGACGCTGTTTTTAGCACGATCACCTTGGTGGTGCTGTGTATCTTGCTGTATAGCTTGAATCATTAA
- the gnd gene encoding phosphogluconate dehydrogenase (NAD(+)-dependent, decarboxylating): protein MHEIGMVGLGRMGGNMARRLLRKGFRVVGFDRDPEALQSIDSIVPAQSVKHLCELLNPPRLVWLMLPAGSISQAVFQELTSLLSLGDLVVDGGNAYYKDSQVRGAALAERGILFADVGVSGGVWGLEIGYGLMVGGSKETLHRLQPFLETLAPASDRGWAHLGPVGAGHFAKMVHNGIEYGMMQALAEGLDLIRRKSEFGIDLAVLTHAWREGTVIRSWLLDLVAEGLRKDPELKGIAPIVADSGEGRWMVSEALELGVALPAITSALFVRFESQDREGYDRRLLAMMRHMFGGHSVESNGL, encoded by the coding sequence ATGCACGAGATCGGTATGGTTGGCTTGGGTCGCATGGGTGGTAACATGGCCCGGCGTTTGTTGAGAAAAGGCTTTAGGGTGGTGGGTTTTGATCGAGACCCAGAGGCGCTGCAAAGCATAGATTCCATCGTTCCGGCCCAATCCGTTAAGCACCTCTGTGAGCTGCTCAACCCACCTCGTCTGGTCTGGCTAATGCTTCCTGCAGGAAGCATTAGCCAGGCGGTGTTTCAAGAGCTTACCTCCTTGCTATCCCTGGGCGATTTGGTGGTGGATGGCGGCAATGCGTACTACAAAGACAGCCAGGTGCGTGGCGCCGCTTTGGCGGAGCGGGGCATACTCTTTGCCGATGTAGGGGTTTCTGGGGGGGTGTGGGGTTTGGAAATAGGATATGGCCTGATGGTCGGTGGTTCTAAAGAAACACTCCATAGGTTGCAGCCCTTTCTAGAAACATTAGCACCCGCATCCGATCGGGGCTGGGCGCACTTGGGGCCGGTAGGGGCAGGCCATTTTGCCAAGATGGTGCACAATGGTATCGAATATGGCATGATGCAGGCTCTGGCTGAAGGACTGGATTTGATTCGTCGAAAAAGTGAGTTCGGTATTGACCTGGCTGTCTTAACCCATGCTTGGCGGGAGGGCACCGTAATTCGAAGCTGGCTACTGGATCTGGTGGCCGAGGGGTTGCGGAAAGACCCCGAGCTTAAGGGCATCGCTCCGATAGTAGCCGACTCAGGTGAAGGGCGCTGGATGGTGTCGGAGGCTCTCGAGCTGGGGGTGGCCCTGCCAGCAATAACCAGCGCACTATTTGTGCGCTTTGAAAGCCAGGATCGAGAAGGGTATGACCGCCGTTTATTGGCCATGATGCGCCACATGTTTGGCGGCCATTCGGTAGAGTCCAATGGGCTTTAG
- a CDS encoding 6-phosphogluconolactonase — MGFSVQVSPTPEAVAEALSDKLAQQLRHGGRAVLAGGQTPLPAYEQLGRCALPWEKIELVPSDERCVAPESPLRNDRQIGRALGLEQVCLHRFPVEQGSVAAALQMEPVVARMLPFTTVVLGLGEDGHTASLFPGLPIPAKALVAPVLRAPKPPPERVTLTPLALAQTELLVLVAVGLSKREALRRVLAGEALPPNQIKAPQRIVFCDHAAYPDS; from the coding sequence ATGGGCTTTAGCGTACAAGTCTCTCCCACCCCGGAAGCGGTGGCCGAGGCCTTGTCTGATAAGCTAGCTCAACAACTCCGACACGGTGGGCGGGCGGTTCTGGCGGGAGGGCAGACCCCTTTGCCAGCCTACGAGCAGCTAGGCCGGTGCGCGCTTCCCTGGGAGAAGATCGAGCTGGTTCCATCCGATGAGCGCTGTGTTGCACCCGAATCACCGCTTCGCAACGACCGCCAGATTGGCCGGGCGCTGGGCCTTGAGCAGGTATGCCTGCATCGCTTTCCTGTAGAACAGGGGTCGGTAGCAGCAGCCCTACAAATGGAACCTGTGGTTGCCCGCATGTTACCTTTTACAACCGTAGTGCTGGGCCTAGGGGAAGACGGACATACTGCTAGCCTGTTTCCAGGACTTCCAATACCGGCAAAGGCCCTGGTTGCGCCAGTGCTAAGAGCTCCAAAACCCCCACCCGAGCGAGTGACCCTCACTCCTCTGGCCCTGGCGCAGACTGAGCTGCTGGTATTGGTGGCAGTTGGCCTTTCCAAACGGGAGGCTCTGCGAAGGGTGCTGGCAGGGGAGGCCCTACCGCCCAATCAGATTAAGGCGCCTCAACGCATTGTATTTTGTGATCACGCAGCCTATCCTGATTCTTAA
- a CDS encoding GNAT family N-acetyltransferase — protein sequence MGDSYRTDRYKLRLLPGYYLGQALMTPPPQNLSRIRPAQPEDLETMGRVAYLTGFFGESAAVYFPSLSLFRDLWIKPYLYGAGMCNWLAELDGIVVGYIVGASDTQVYRQYFLRSAFEMLKNAMAGKYPGLVGCVPYLLRAAWYSNRRAPAELYPAHLHINLLPQARGFGLGHQLLEAHLNCLRARGVRGVQLSTTRENDRALKLYEKFGFEVYIEWRSPLWKPWLGREATHLTLVKDLRAQY from the coding sequence TTGGGCGATAGTTACAGAACGGATCGCTACAAACTACGACTTCTACCAGGCTACTATCTTGGTCAGGCTTTGATGACACCACCCCCCCAAAACCTCAGCAGGATTCGCCCCGCACAACCCGAAGATCTGGAAACCATGGGACGGGTCGCCTATTTGACTGGTTTTTTTGGTGAGTCTGCGGCAGTTTATTTCCCCAGCCTCTCCCTTTTTCGGGATCTTTGGATCAAACCCTATCTCTATGGTGCTGGGATGTGCAACTGGTTGGCTGAACTTGATGGGATAGTTGTTGGGTACATTGTTGGTGCATCCGATACACAAGTCTACAGGCAATACTTCTTACGTTCCGCTTTTGAAATGCTAAAGAACGCTATGGCGGGAAAGTATCCTGGCCTGGTTGGGTGCGTTCCCTACCTGCTCAGGGCTGCCTGGTACAGCAATCGTAGGGCTCCAGCAGAACTGTATCCAGCTCATCTACACATCAATCTGCTCCCCCAGGCAAGAGGATTTGGGCTCGGCCATCAATTGCTGGAAGCCCATCTGAACTGCCTGAGGGCAAGAGGTGTTCGCGGTGTTCAGCTTTCGACCACTCGAGAGAATGACAGGGCCCTTAAGCTTTATGAAAAGTTTGGCTTTGAGGTCTACATAGAGTGGAGAAGCCCGCTTTGGAAACCCTGGTTGGGCCGAGAAGCTACACATCTGACCTTGGTCAAAGACCTGAGGGCGCAATACTAG
- a CDS encoding S1C family serine protease has product MKNTVLKTSSLLALAVISGSVLWFAFSQGQPSAASSPAPSALQGLLPDERNTVDIAQSASEGVVYISVRSNPAANLPNNLQPFAPFLQPQPQQGTGSGFVLDKQGHILTNYHVVQGANQITVRFKDGPKLYPAKVLGSAQALDLAVIQVQAPANLLKPLTLGNSDRVLVGEKAIAIGNPFGLEYSVSTGIVSAVRRNPGAVDALVPTLIQTDAAINPGNSGGPLLNSRGEVIGINTAILSPTGQFGNAQNAGVGFAIPINLAKQYLAPLEQGKNISDTEILASRPRLGVSVIPLAAYSPQVLQTNNLPEEGLMIQSIQKGSPAEKAGLKAPTRFIQVQSPDGSVQQVGLNGDIILEANSNPVQDINDLRGVLEGANNQPVTLKVWREGKTLSISVTPQIIASN; this is encoded by the coding sequence ATGAAGAATACCGTACTCAAAACCTCCAGCCTATTAGCGTTGGCGGTGATTTCCGGCTCAGTCTTGTGGTTCGCTTTCAGTCAGGGTCAGCCCAGCGCCGCTTCCAGTCCGGCTCCTAGTGCGCTCCAGGGACTTCTGCCCGACGAGCGCAACACTGTAGATATTGCCCAGTCGGCCAGCGAGGGGGTGGTCTATATATCGGTGCGCAGCAACCCTGCCGCCAATCTACCCAATAACCTCCAACCCTTTGCGCCCTTCTTGCAGCCTCAGCCCCAGCAGGGCACCGGCTCAGGATTCGTGCTGGATAAGCAGGGCCATATCCTGACCAACTATCACGTGGTGCAGGGAGCCAACCAGATTACGGTGCGCTTCAAGGACGGCCCCAAGCTCTATCCCGCCAAGGTGCTGGGAAGCGCCCAGGCCCTCGATCTGGCAGTGATCCAGGTGCAGGCTCCAGCCAACCTGCTCAAGCCCCTTACCCTGGGCAACTCCGACCGGGTGCTGGTGGGCGAAAAAGCTATTGCTATTGGGAACCCCTTTGGATTGGAGTACAGTGTCTCAACCGGTATTGTATCGGCGGTACGGCGCAACCCAGGAGCAGTAGACGCGCTGGTGCCGACCCTGATCCAAACCGACGCGGCCATCAACCCGGGTAACTCTGGCGGACCTTTGCTCAACTCCAGGGGCGAGGTCATCGGCATCAACACCGCTATCCTCTCCCCCACGGGCCAGTTTGGCAACGCCCAAAACGCCGGGGTAGGCTTCGCTATTCCAATAAACCTGGCAAAGCAGTATTTGGCTCCGCTCGAGCAAGGCAAAAATATTAGCGACACAGAAATCCTGGCCTCTCGTCCGCGCCTGGGGGTCTCGGTGATACCACTGGCGGCCTATAGTCCTCAAGTACTCCAAACCAATAACCTGCCTGAAGAGGGCCTGATGATTCAAAGCATACAGAAGGGTTCCCCTGCGGAAAAGGCTGGCCTTAAGGCACCCACTCGGTTCATCCAGGTGCAATCGCCGGATGGCTCAGTACAGCAGGTGGGACTCAATGGGGACATTATCCTAGAAGCCAACAGCAATCCAGTCCAAGACATTAACGACCTGCGGGGGGTGCTGGAAGGTGCCAATAACCAGCCCGTTACCCTCAAAGTCTGGCGCGAGGGTAAAACCCTCAGTATCTCGGTAACGCCGCAAATTATCGCCAGTAACTGA
- a CDS encoding PIG-L deacetylase family protein → MIKKPRPRRRHTSFLLLFLLLLILALWINAPGIIALGYRLYYSPHVAALPRAPGFGSTDRVLLLSPHPDDETLCCAGMLQQAVAAGAQVYIIWLTSGDGFEWDAVLLRRTPDPGDKAMLELGQQRMNEARAAARVLGIPQANLHFLGYPDQGLLRLFLDYYYVPFTAPHTGVNRVPYPGTQSPGAFYTGENLERDLETLFDQIEPTVVLAPSPQDAHPDHRATGDLALRLLGKRQELSKGRFWIVHGGLEWPLPKGMHINLPLEPPPRGRGLPWERVDLSQEQIAGKLEAIRAHRSQIVIIGRFMEAFVRQNELLSPLPLPEPSAHPLR, encoded by the coding sequence ATGATTAAGAAACCCAGGCCTAGGCGACGCCATACAAGCTTCTTGCTCCTTTTTTTACTGTTGTTGATTTTGGCCTTGTGGATTAATGCACCAGGCATAATCGCTCTGGGCTACCGACTCTACTACTCCCCACATGTTGCAGCTTTGCCCAGGGCACCCGGATTCGGCTCAACTGACCGGGTACTCCTGCTCTCCCCCCACCCCGACGACGAAACCTTGTGCTGCGCTGGGATGCTGCAACAAGCTGTGGCCGCCGGAGCCCAGGTCTATATCATCTGGCTCACCAGCGGCGACGGGTTTGAGTGGGACGCAGTGCTCTTGCGCCGCACCCCCGACCCCGGCGATAAAGCCATGCTCGAGCTGGGCCAGCAGCGCATGAACGAGGCCCGCGCGGCCGCCCGAGTGCTGGGGATTCCCCAGGCCAACCTGCACTTTCTAGGCTATCCGGATCAGGGGCTTCTGCGGCTTTTTCTCGACTATTATTATGTGCCTTTTACGGCTCCTCATACCGGAGTGAACCGGGTGCCCTACCCCGGCACCCAATCACCAGGAGCCTTTTATACAGGGGAAAACCTCGAGCGCGACCTGGAAACGTTGTTTGACCAGATCGAGCCCACAGTAGTGCTGGCCCCCAGCCCTCAAGACGCCCACCCCGACCACCGAGCCACCGGCGACCTGGCCCTGCGCCTTTTAGGCAAGCGACAAGAGCTGAGCAAAGGCCGCTTCTGGATCGTGCACGGGGGGTTGGAGTGGCCCCTGCCCAAGGGAATGCACATCAACCTTCCCCTCGAGCCCCCCCCAAGGGGCAGGGGGCTGCCTTGGGAACGAGTGGATCTAAGCCAGGAGCAAATCGCGGGAAAGCTCGAGGCTATCCGAGCCCACCGTAGCCAGATCGTTATAATTGGGCGCTTCATGGAGGCCTTTGTGCGGCAAAACGAGCTTCTAAGCCCGCTACCGCTGCCGGAGCCCTCGGCTCATCCGCTGCGTTGA
- a CDS encoding cbb3-type cytochrome c oxidase subunit II encodes MRSSRPLRVGGIGLGAWRGKQIFQRNGCFLCHSGFSRPQDYEVGQYYVYNRISEAGDWPGEKWTPNLFGTVRTGPDLSQEGGLHPDDWHYVHFWNPRYANPPSLMPQFKFLSVGEVADLTAFMQELGGKAAAARRLHQQNMKALNVAVGNLPGGNRGSAGVPGNGPTPGAIHNLMTMERGYWFHENPLPVNEQNLLRGKALFLQMCTGCHGPQGDGKGPAARFANPQPPGFNVADDQTHGSDTSPGAYYWRILRGIPGALMENFGNRLTVEDIWRVTLFIKTIPNGTLNAVGSVPKPEQYITWQGYGALFTWAEKFYPLGSITLKAFDAEAIGGPVPAMVKEGHINPTYAVALWMLEHPGVVPASSKGYEDVTLDTILQEATRRQKATPGWGVCPKNRQTA; translated from the coding sequence GTGAGGTCTTCCCGGCCTCTGAGGGTTGGGGGTATCGGATTAGGAGCGTGGCGGGGTAAGCAAATTTTCCAGAGAAACGGTTGTTTCCTTTGCCACTCTGGCTTCTCCCGGCCTCAGGATTATGAGGTGGGCCAGTACTACGTCTATAACCGTATCTCTGAAGCAGGTGACTGGCCCGGTGAGAAATGGACACCCAACCTGTTCGGCACTGTACGCACTGGACCTGATCTCTCGCAAGAAGGAGGTCTGCACCCCGATGACTGGCATTATGTTCACTTCTGGAACCCCCGGTACGCCAACCCTCCCTCGCTGATGCCACAGTTCAAGTTTTTGAGCGTGGGTGAGGTGGCCGACCTAACCGCCTTTATGCAGGAGCTGGGCGGAAAAGCTGCCGCCGCTCGCAGGTTGCACCAGCAGAACATGAAGGCCCTCAACGTGGCTGTGGGGAATCTACCGGGGGGTAACCGGGGATCCGCGGGGGTTCCTGGGAATGGCCCTACACCAGGGGCCATCCACAACCTTATGACCATGGAGCGAGGCTACTGGTTCCATGAAAACCCTTTGCCGGTTAATGAGCAGAACCTCTTGCGAGGCAAAGCACTCTTCTTGCAGATGTGCACCGGCTGCCACGGTCCCCAAGGAGATGGCAAGGGCCCTGCAGCCCGTTTTGCAAACCCCCAGCCCCCCGGGTTCAATGTGGCCGATGACCAAACTCACGGCTCCGATACCAGTCCAGGAGCCTATTACTGGCGTATCCTGCGAGGAATACCGGGAGCGTTGATGGAGAACTTTGGCAACCGTCTCACCGTTGAGGATATCTGGCGGGTAACCTTGTTCATCAAAACCATCCCCAACGGCACCCTTAATGCAGTAGGTTCGGTGCCTAAGCCAGAGCAGTACATCACCTGGCAGGGCTACGGTGCACTTTTCACTTGGGCCGAGAAGTTTTATCCGCTGGGCTCGATAACCCTAAAAGCCTTTGATGCAGAAGCCATCGGGGGACCTGTACCCGCTATGGTTAAAGAAGGACATATCAACCCCACCTATGCAGTGGCGTTGTGGATGCTCGAGCACCCAGGGGTAGTTCCCGCCTCGAGCAAGGGCTATGAGGACGTGACTTTAGACACCATTTTACAAGAAGCCACTCGGCGCCAAAAAGCAACCCCTGGTTGGGGGGTGTGTCCTAAAAATAGGCAAACAGCCTAA
- a CDS encoding response regulator transcription factor, which translates to MRLLLVEDEPEVLRLLREVLEEAGWAVDEATGVAEALGLLEAFPYDLLILDLALPDGDGLEVLRSVRLRKMPLPVLILTARDAPEARVLGLEQGADDYLVKPFYPQEVVARARALLRRSRGLAENWLRLGRLELDIEGRQAFWQGQEVRLSAREYALLEALALRGEGFCPRDYLVEKVWSGEESVDPRTVDTYIKYLRRKLTLDAIETVRGLGYRFLG; encoded by the coding sequence GTGAGGCTCCTCCTGGTGGAGGACGAGCCGGAGGTGCTCCGCCTCTTGCGGGAGGTCCTGGAGGAAGCGGGCTGGGCCGTGGACGAGGCCACCGGGGTCGCCGAGGCCTTGGGGCTTCTGGAAGCCTTTCCCTACGACCTTCTGATACTGGACCTGGCCCTGCCCGACGGGGACGGCCTCGAGGTCCTCCGCTCCGTCCGCCTGCGGAAGATGCCCCTGCCCGTGCTCATCCTCACCGCCCGGGACGCCCCGGAGGCCCGGGTCCTGGGGCTGGAACAGGGGGCCGACGACTACCTGGTCAAACCCTTCTACCCGCAGGAGGTGGTGGCCCGGGCTCGAGCCCTCCTGCGGCGAAGCCGGGGCCTGGCCGAGAACTGGCTGCGCCTGGGACGCCTGGAGCTGGACATCGAGGGGCGCCAGGCCTTCTGGCAGGGCCAGGAGGTGCGGCTATCCGCCCGCGAGTACGCCCTCCTGGAAGCCCTGGCCCTGCGGGGGGAGGGGTTTTGCCCCCGGGATTACCTGGTGGAAAAGGTCTGGAGCGGGGAGGAGAGCGTGGACCCGCGCACCGTGGACACCTACATCAAGTACCTTCGCCGCAAACTGACCCTCGACGCCATAGAGACCGTGCGCGGGCTGGGGTACCGCTTCCTGGGATGA
- a CDS encoding HAMP domain-containing sensor histidine kinase, protein MSLRTRFALYAALAVALALGVSALALREGLRAFLLSQADRELRALLQAVVPRLLHDEEGTLRLDLDGGLFSSLKPDTLVLVVGPEGIQDAAGLLPPPAELEALAQGKAEGYLLQEQPVGGVRVLAALRMEEMRQVVALLDRLLPWVLLLGGGVAMLLALGLATRALVPLARTTRAALALAKEQAWSRRLPIPPNPDEVGKVVQAFNQVLEVLEQALASERRFAQEAAHALRTPLTVLLGHLERGRLEEARIQAQRLRELVEQLLLLARAEVDALARAQVELDTLVFTEAEALRPAFQARGLRLIVDLPEEPTGVLANDQALRAMVVALLENALRHTAKGGTVRIGVRGTHLWVYNAPSHPEPGTGLGLRLANTLARAQGGSLQAVEEGKGFFVTLRLDGP, encoded by the coding sequence ATGAGCCTGCGCACCCGCTTCGCCCTCTACGCTGCCCTCGCGGTAGCCCTGGCCCTGGGGGTATCGGCCCTGGCCCTGCGCGAGGGTTTGCGGGCCTTTCTCCTGAGCCAGGCCGACCGGGAGCTCAGGGCCCTGCTCCAGGCGGTGGTTCCGCGCCTGCTTCACGACGAGGAAGGGACGCTACGCCTGGACCTGGACGGGGGGCTTTTCTCCTCCCTGAAGCCGGACACCCTCGTGCTGGTGGTGGGCCCGGAGGGAATCCAGGACGCGGCAGGCTTGCTCCCTCCCCCGGCGGAGCTGGAGGCCTTAGCCCAGGGGAAGGCCGAGGGCTACCTCCTGCAGGAACAACCGGTGGGCGGGGTCCGGGTGTTGGCGGCGCTTCGGATGGAAGAGATGCGCCAGGTGGTGGCCCTCCTGGATCGGTTGCTGCCCTGGGTTCTGCTCTTAGGGGGCGGAGTGGCGATGCTCCTGGCCCTGGGGCTCGCCACCCGGGCCCTGGTCCCCCTGGCCCGGACCACCCGGGCCGCCCTGGCCCTGGCGAAAGAGCAAGCCTGGAGTCGCCGGCTGCCCATCCCCCCTAACCCGGACGAGGTGGGGAAGGTGGTGCAGGCCTTCAACCAGGTTCTGGAAGTTCTGGAACAAGCCCTGGCCTCCGAGCGGCGCTTTGCCCAGGAGGCCGCCCACGCCCTGCGCACCCCCCTGACCGTGCTCCTGGGCCACCTGGAGCGGGGGCGCCTGGAGGAGGCCCGAATCCAGGCCCAGCGTCTGCGGGAGCTGGTGGAACAGCTCCTCCTGCTGGCCCGGGCCGAGGTAGACGCCCTGGCGCGGGCCCAAGTAGAACTGGACACCCTGGTTTTTACTGAGGCCGAGGCCCTGCGCCCGGCCTTCCAGGCCAGGGGGTTGCGGCTGATCGTGGATCTCCCTGAAGAACCCACCGGTGTCCTGGCCAACGATCAGGCTCTCCGGGCGATGGTGGTGGCCTTGCTGGAAAACGCCCTGCGGCACACTGCCAAAGGGGGAACCGTGCGGATTGGAGTGAGGGGAACCCACCTTTGGGTATACAACGCACCCAGCCATCCCGAACCGGGCACGGGCCTTGGTCTGCGGTTAGCCAACACCCTGGCGCGGGCCCAGGGGGGGAGCTTACAAGCGGTGGAGGAGGGGAAGGGATTTTTTGTAACACTTCGCTTGGATGGGCCATAG
- a CDS encoding type II toxin-antitoxin system RelE/ParE family toxin, translating to MLALRLPKESVAVLDDPRSIEEALHGPELGRFWKYRVGDYRPICPIQDQKITIVVLRVCHWRVI from the coding sequence ATGCTGGCGCTGCGCTTACCCAAGGAGTCTGTGGCCGTGCTGGACGACCCGCGCAGCATCGAGGAGGCGCTGCATGGGCCGGAACTCGGCAGGTTTTGGAAATACCGGGTAGGGGATTATCGCCCGATCTGCCCCATCCAGGATCAAAAAATCACCATCGTGGTCTTGCGGGTGTGCCATTGGCGGGTGATCTAG
- a CDS encoding DeoR/GlpR family DNA-binding transcription regulator has protein sequence MLASERQQALLALLKQNGAFRTKDLARELGASEATIRRDLRVLSERGELHREHGGAVVLEQEPPYSIKIGKNQAVKEAIARKALQYVEEGMTLILDSGTTTLALARLLAGLRVRVFALDLVVAQTLAQGHTEVWLPGGLVRNGFYSLTSQWVLESLAQIKADLFFLGADAFDLFEVTNHTLEEAFVKKKALAVADRTVLLADGSKFGHKAVARVTPLSALFRMVTDLEHPALAEVVPVEVVRA, from the coding sequence ATGCTTGCCTCAGAGCGTCAACAGGCCTTACTGGCCCTGCTAAAGCAAAATGGGGCTTTCCGCACCAAGGATCTGGCCAGGGAGCTGGGTGCTTCTGAAGCCACGATCCGGCGAGATCTTAGAGTACTTTCCGAGCGCGGCGAGCTTCATCGAGAGCATGGAGGTGCTGTCGTTTTGGAGCAGGAACCGCCCTATTCAATCAAAATCGGAAAGAATCAAGCGGTTAAGGAGGCCATTGCCCGGAAGGCTCTTCAGTACGTGGAGGAGGGCATGACCCTGATCCTTGACTCCGGCACCACCACGCTCGCCCTGGCCCGTCTACTTGCAGGCTTGCGGGTACGGGTATTTGCCCTTGATTTGGTGGTGGCCCAAACCCTAGCCCAGGGCCATACCGAGGTATGGCTGCCTGGGGGTCTGGTTCGCAATGGCTTTTACAGCCTGACAAGTCAATGGGTCCTGGAAAGCCTGGCCCAGATCAAGGCCGACTTGTTTTTCCTTGGAGCAGATGCTTTTGATCTTTTCGAAGTCACCAATCACACCCTGGAGGAGGCCTTTGTAAAGAAAAAGGCGCTGGCTGTGGCCGATAGAACTGTATTGCTGGCGGATGGCAGCAAGTTTGGGCACAAAGCGGTGGCTCGAGTAACCCCACTCAGCGCCTTGTTTCGTATGGTGACAGATCTGGAGCATCCTGCGCTGGCCGAAGTCGTTCCTGTGGAGGTCGTCCGTGCATAA